The following coding sequences are from one Deltaproteobacteria bacterium window:
- a CDS encoding isoprenylcysteine carboxylmethyltransferase family protein produces MAIEPPHSAPPLPPGASLPIHPQTGFGVWLRRYRRYLPIPLIAIGALWLRPIMPGDSPLLDTLLDIVGVLVCMLGQWFRLWAWGSNATVGKWGVRDRGPYALLQHPLYTGNFLIAAGVVIVFNNPWGYVLFLAPLGYLYYVITDMEEQRMQRRFGEDYHQYREQETPRFLPALSNLGAAVRTTQPFGWRFAWRKEYESCCGWIAGIAALQAYEGICWRGWEANWPSTVGWLTVASLIVLPSLVFGIPKSVRRIRQRRQRR; encoded by the coding sequence ATGGCTATCGAACCGCCGCACTCCGCTCCTCCGCTACCGCCGGGCGCGAGCTTGCCGATACATCCGCAGACCGGCTTCGGCGTCTGGCTGCGTCGTTACCGGCGCTACTTGCCGATCCCGCTGATCGCGATTGGCGCGCTGTGGTTGCGTCCGATCATGCCGGGAGACAGCCCGCTGCTGGATACTCTGCTGGACATCGTTGGCGTGCTGGTTTGCATGCTTGGGCAATGGTTCCGTTTGTGGGCGTGGGGGAGTAACGCCACGGTGGGCAAATGGGGCGTGCGTGACCGCGGACCCTACGCTTTGCTGCAACATCCCCTGTACACGGGTAATTTTCTCATCGCTGCCGGTGTGGTTATCGTCTTCAACAATCCGTGGGGGTATGTACTCTTTCTCGCGCCGCTTGGTTATCTGTACTACGTCATCACGGACATGGAAGAGCAGCGCATGCAGCGACGCTTTGGCGAGGACTATCACCAGTATCGCGAACAAGAGACGCCACGCTTCCTCCCGGCCTTGAGTAACCTGGGTGCGGCGGTGCGCACGACCCAGCCTTTTGGGTGGCGTTTTGCTTGGCGTAAAGAATATGAATCCTGCTGCGGGTGGATCGCCGGCATTGCCGCCCTACAAGCGTACGAAGGCATCTGTTGGCGCGGATGGGAGGCGAACTGGCCGTCCACCGTGGGCTGGCTGACCGTGGCGAGTCTGATCGTTCTGCCGTCGTTGGTGTTCGGGATACCGAAAAGTGTACGCCGCATTAGGCAGCGTCGGCAGCGAAGGTGA
- a CDS encoding ATP-binding protein codes for MWQRLARTRLENLFSQFPAVLILGARQVGKTTLARQTFPDFPYCDLEEPSVRQLFTDDPTFQIEQRARPHLIVDEAQSVPPVFASLRGIIDRQRSFHGRFVLLGSAQPSLIRHVSESLAGRVGVLELDPLTAAESQSGEPRCSWQDVWLRGGFPDAVRGAFREWWESYLRTYAERDLPHLGVSADPVLLRRLLTMLAHAQGGLFNASQFGQSLGISYHSVQRYVDILERTFLLRRLSPYFRNVGKRLTKAPKLYLRDTGLLHHLLNINSLDELENHPIRGASWETFVIEDLIRRERLRFPHSQCYFWRTQAGAEVDLVLDRGSERFAVEIKAGRGDKGQVVRTLEQAKLDLEASAAWVVDQADGRDPLRPGIERRGFKDSVEWLPS; via the coding sequence ATGTGGCAACGTCTCGCCCGAACAAGACTAGAGAATCTGTTCAGCCAGTTTCCCGCCGTGCTGATCCTTGGGGCTCGGCAAGTCGGGAAAACGACGCTGGCCCGCCAAACTTTTCCCGATTTCCCGTATTGCGATCTGGAAGAGCCGAGTGTACGCCAACTTTTTACCGACGACCCAACCTTCCAAATCGAGCAACGAGCACGACCGCATTTGATTGTGGATGAAGCGCAATCTGTCCCACCTGTTTTCGCGTCCCTGCGCGGCATCATCGACCGACAACGATCATTCCATGGACGATTCGTTCTCCTCGGGTCGGCACAGCCGTCCCTTATCCGGCACGTGTCGGAATCTCTGGCGGGAAGAGTCGGCGTTCTTGAGCTTGACCCTTTGACGGCAGCAGAATCTCAGTCCGGTGAGCCTCGCTGCAGCTGGCAAGACGTATGGCTCCGAGGCGGTTTTCCCGACGCCGTGCGCGGCGCGTTTCGGGAATGGTGGGAAAGTTATTTACGCACCTACGCTGAACGCGATTTGCCTCATCTGGGGGTGAGTGCCGACCCGGTTCTGCTCCGGCGCCTCCTGACTATGCTTGCACATGCGCAGGGTGGGTTGTTCAACGCGTCGCAATTCGGACAGTCGTTGGGGATCTCGTACCATTCCGTACAACGGTACGTGGATATTCTCGAACGCACATTTTTGCTGCGCCGCCTCTCACCGTATTTTCGCAACGTAGGTAAACGCTTGACCAAAGCGCCGAAGCTCTATCTCCGCGATACCGGGCTCCTGCATCATCTGCTGAACATCAACTCACTGGATGAACTGGAAAACCATCCTATTCGCGGGGCGAGCTGGGAGACGTTCGTGATTGAAGACCTGATCCGCCGGGAACGCCTGCGCTTTCCCCATTCTCAGTGTTATTTTTGGCGTACTCAGGCCGGAGCGGAGGTCGATCTCGTGCTCGATCGTGGTTCCGAGCGCTTCGCTGTTGAAATCAAGGCTGGCCGGGGAGACAAGGGACAAGTCGTTCGCACGCTAGAGCAAGCAAAGCTCGACCTTGAGGCCAGTGCAGCCTGGGTTGTCGATCAAGCCGATGGGAGAGATCCCTTGCGTCCCGGGATCGAGAGACGTGGGTTCAAGGACAGTGTGGAGTGGCTGCCGTCATGA
- a CDS encoding glycosyltransferase family 39 protein, whose amino-acid sequence MFPAVSGFFHRFSSLALAATLFVLSFGAFLWRLGEGPIYRTMEGREALVMQEMMRSGNWVLPLRNGETIPSKPPFLHWLGVGVSALSGGVSEWSARFPNALFSALSVALTFWLGCRLSGREVGLLAALMLLTTPCFLEMSREAWVDPALAFFVLAAIASFASMYEDEEWRGWRSAAFYVSLACATLSKGPVGMILPLLVIVAYLAVQQQLSRLWSLWSWRGAAFALGVPLLWYGLAFAQEGWAFVQKQVLQENLVRFAAGSGKRIPSSVFFVMPFLVEGFPWSLLFGVGLWNFSRHAPVREKGVLPLLWLFAVAMFFSVSAGKRNVYLLPVYPAMALFAAEWGWPWVAGQTRPLPAWLQVLVRLVSLLLGGLVLWVALQGAFGGISLEAPWIERLLGDAKWENLVPHLRLLSEHPAYAVTLYGVLVGGGVWTVFVASAGRWRAALWGLLLLAVVGALGQYPFTRAYLKEFKTFTGFAVAIQRIIGPHDAFWFYTPEPYSSEFDEFSQVYFYLNRQVRLAPCAQQADLSQCQPGFYLLRERHWQKLRATSQARLVLDSQDSAGPDPETRLVVIRLGE is encoded by the coding sequence ATGTTTCCCGCTGTCTCCGGTTTTTTCCATCGCTTCTCTTCTCTCGCGCTTGCCGCCACCCTGTTCGTCCTTTCTTTCGGCGCCTTTCTGTGGCGTCTCGGCGAAGGTCCGATCTACCGCACGATGGAGGGCCGCGAGGCGCTGGTGATGCAGGAAATGATGCGCTCGGGCAACTGGGTACTGCCGTTGCGCAACGGCGAAACCATCCCGTCAAAGCCCCCGTTCCTGCATTGGCTGGGGGTGGGTGTGTCCGCACTGAGTGGTGGTGTGTCCGAGTGGAGTGCACGGTTTCCCAATGCGTTGTTTTCGGCGCTGAGTGTGGCGTTGACGTTTTGGCTGGGCTGTCGCTTGTCCGGACGCGAGGTGGGGCTGCTGGCCGCGCTAATGTTGCTGACGACTCCCTGTTTTCTGGAAATGTCCCGTGAAGCCTGGGTCGATCCTGCCTTGGCGTTCTTTGTCTTGGCGGCGATCGCCAGCTTCGCCTCCATGTATGAAGACGAGGAGTGGCGTGGCTGGCGGAGTGCCGCCTTCTACGTATCGCTGGCGTGCGCCACGCTGAGCAAGGGACCCGTCGGTATGATCTTGCCGCTGCTCGTCATCGTGGCGTATCTGGCGGTGCAACAACAATTGTCGCGCCTGTGGTCGCTGTGGAGTTGGCGCGGCGCGGCGTTCGCCCTCGGCGTGCCTTTGCTCTGGTATGGATTAGCGTTTGCGCAAGAAGGATGGGCGTTTGTTCAGAAGCAGGTCTTGCAAGAAAACTTGGTGCGGTTCGCCGCTGGGTCGGGCAAGCGCATTCCGTCGAGCGTATTTTTTGTCATGCCGTTTCTCGTAGAAGGATTTCCGTGGAGTCTGCTTTTCGGCGTAGGACTGTGGAATTTTTCCCGCCATGCGCCGGTGCGCGAGAAGGGCGTGCTGCCGTTGCTCTGGCTGTTTGCCGTGGCGATGTTCTTTTCGGTCTCCGCCGGCAAGCGCAACGTCTATTTGTTGCCGGTGTACCCCGCCATGGCGTTGTTCGCCGCCGAATGGGGGTGGCCGTGGGTAGCTGGGCAAACGCGTCCTTTGCCGGCGTGGCTGCAGGTGCTGGTGCGGCTGGTGAGCCTACTACTGGGCGGACTAGTGTTATGGGTTGCTCTACAAGGGGCGTTCGGGGGGATCTCGCTGGAAGCGCCTTGGATCGAACGGCTCCTGGGCGACGCGAAGTGGGAGAATCTGGTGCCACATCTGCGGCTCCTCTCCGAGCATCCGGCGTATGCTGTGACGTTGTATGGAGTGCTGGTCGGAGGCGGGGTGTGGACCGTCTTTGTCGCATCGGCTGGGCGCTGGCGAGCGGCGCTGTGGGGGCTCCTGCTGCTGGCCGTGGTGGGCGCTCTGGGGCAGTATCCTTTTACCCGCGCCTATCTCAAGGAGTTCAAAACTTTTACCGGATTTGCGGTGGCGATCCAGCGCATAATCGGACCGCACGACGCGTTTTGGTTTTACACACCGGAGCCCTATTCCTCGGAGTTTGACGAGTTCTCGCAAGTCTATTTCTACCTCAACCGTCAGGTGCGCTTGGCACCATGCGCGCAACAAGCGGACTTGAGTCAGTGCCAGCCTGGGTTCTATCTGCTGCGCGAGCGGCATTGGCAGAAGCTGCGCGCGACTTCTCAGGCCCGTCTCGTGCTCGATAGTCAGGATTCGGCGGGACCGGACCCGGAGACGCGACTGGTGGTCATCCGGTTGGGGGAATGA
- a CDS encoding DUF4351 domain-containing protein, with protein MVYKLPRLSRQEIQTRLGVTDTDLKQTRFYQEVFAEGRQEGRQEGRQEGHQEGHLEGRRAEGVALIVRLLQRRCGVLAPALGEQVERLSVPQLETLGEALLDFRSTADLEEWLAAHGTQALD; from the coding sequence CTGGTGTACAAACTTCCGAGGCTGAGCCGGCAGGAGATCCAGACCAGGTTAGGAGTGACAGACACTGACCTGAAACAGACGCGATTTTATCAAGAGGTGTTCGCCGAGGGCCGCCAAGAAGGCCGTCAAGAAGGCCGTCAAGAAGGCCATCAAGAAGGTCATCTGGAGGGGCGTCGCGCGGAAGGCGTGGCTTTGATTGTACGCTTGCTGCAGCGCCGTTGTGGCGTCTTGGCTCCTGCCCTTGGAGAACAAGTGGAACGGTTGTCGGTGCCCCAGCTGGAAACTCTCGGCGAGGCATTACTCGACTTTCGCAGTACAGCGGATCTCGAAGAGTGGCTTGCCGCCCACGGAACGCAGGCTCTCGACTGA
- a CDS encoding molybdopterin-dependent oxidoreductase, whose protein sequence is MSFREAERRGISSRQGQHEIPHLHFVLVRNDSSLESRGRNTRMVRSIPDSVHHRCRIAQPAVREGWLKHGPGKGNEGRGGDRFVSVSWERALGLVEQELKRVIASHGNEAIYAGSYGWASAGRFHHAKSQLQRFLAKIGGFTSSKDTYSNAAGAVLVKRVVGHGGASAGGTSWRSIANHGEFVVMFGGVPLRNMQVTTGGVGAHATGNWLTEAKAAGVAFCNIGPMRDDAAAFLEAEWLAPRPNSDTAMLLALAHTLLSEGLHDEQFLNRYCVGFERFRTYLLGQTDGVVKDADWAAALSELPAETIRALARRMARSRTFIMANWSLQRGDHGEQPFWAVIVLAAMLGQIGLPGGGFGFGYGSVEGLGDLRPLAPIPELPIGRNPVSSFIPVARIADLLLNPGQPFQYDGRDLVYPDIRLVYWSGGNPFHHHQDINRLIRAWRRPETIIVHDPWWTATARHADIVLPATTTLERNDVGASVRDRFIVAMKRAIAPVGQARDDFAIFSDLADRFGVRAAFTEGRNEMEFVRHLYDTARKQAARWEMVWPDFDSFWTQGYFEMPEVEQPFVLFEDFRHDPVAHPLVTPSGRIEIFSETIAGFGYDDCPGHPVWIEPSEWLGSTTAQRYPLHLLTTQPSTRLHGQMDMGRVSQERKVSGREPMRINPADAARRGIRDGDVVRVFNERGATLAGAVLSEELRPGVIQIATGAWYDPQEPGVIGSLDKHGNPNVLTRDKGTSRLAQGPSAQSTLVEVEKYVGTPPEVTAFEPPVAAGI, encoded by the coding sequence ATGTCATTCCGAGAAGCGGAGCGACGAGGAATCTCAAGCAGGCAGGGACAACACGAGATTCCTCACCTTCACTTCGTTCTGGTTCGGAATGACAGCTCTTTAGAGTCCCGTGGACGAAATACTAGGATGGTGCGCTCGATTCCCGACTCCGTGCATCATCGGTGCCGGATCGCGCAACCCGCCGTGCGCGAAGGCTGGCTCAAGCATGGTCCAGGGAAAGGCAACGAGGGGAGGGGAGGGGACCGGTTCGTGTCGGTCTCGTGGGAGCGCGCGCTCGGCTTGGTCGAGCAGGAACTCAAACGGGTAATCGCCAGCCATGGCAACGAAGCCATCTACGCCGGGTCCTACGGCTGGGCGAGTGCCGGACGTTTTCACCATGCCAAGTCCCAGCTTCAGCGCTTTCTCGCTAAGATCGGCGGCTTCACCAGCTCGAAAGATACCTACAGCAACGCTGCCGGTGCTGTCTTGGTGAAACGGGTCGTTGGCCATGGGGGCGCGTCTGCTGGCGGCACCAGTTGGCGGAGTATTGCCAATCATGGGGAGTTCGTGGTGATGTTCGGCGGCGTGCCGCTGCGTAATATGCAAGTGACCACTGGCGGCGTGGGCGCGCACGCCACCGGCAATTGGCTAACGGAGGCCAAGGCTGCCGGGGTCGCGTTCTGCAATATCGGCCCGATGCGTGATGATGCCGCTGCCTTTCTGGAGGCGGAATGGCTGGCCCCGCGCCCTAATAGCGATACCGCGATGCTCCTCGCGCTGGCGCACACGCTGCTCAGCGAAGGGTTGCATGATGAGCAGTTTCTGAATCGTTACTGTGTCGGCTTCGAGCGGTTCCGCACCTATCTACTCGGCCAGACCGACGGTGTGGTCAAAGACGCGGACTGGGCGGCGGCGCTGAGCGAATTACCGGCGGAGACGATCCGCGCACTGGCACGGCGCATGGCGCGCTCGCGCACGTTCATCATGGCCAACTGGTCGCTCCAACGTGGTGACCACGGCGAGCAGCCGTTTTGGGCGGTGATCGTGTTGGCGGCGATGCTCGGGCAGATCGGTCTGCCCGGCGGCGGGTTCGGTTTTGGCTATGGCAGCGTCGAAGGGCTGGGCGATTTGCGACCGCTCGCGCCGATTCCCGAGCTGCCTATTGGCCGTAATCCGGTGAGTAGTTTTATCCCGGTGGCGCGCATTGCCGACTTGCTGCTCAATCCCGGACAGCCTTTTCAGTATGACGGGCGCGACCTCGTCTATCCCGATATCCGACTCGTCTACTGGAGCGGCGGCAATCCGTTTCATCATCATCAGGATATCAACCGGCTGATCCGCGCGTGGCGGCGACCGGAGACCATCATTGTCCATGACCCGTGGTGGACGGCGACAGCGCGGCATGCCGATATCGTGCTCCCGGCCACGACAACCCTGGAACGCAACGATGTGGGCGCGAGCGTGCGTGACCGTTTTATCGTGGCGATGAAACGAGCGATTGCCCCGGTGGGTCAGGCGCGCGACGATTTCGCCATCTTCTCCGATTTGGCCGATCGTTTCGGTGTGCGTGCGGCGTTTACCGAAGGACGCAACGAGATGGAGTTCGTGCGCCATCTCTACGACACCGCGCGCAAACAAGCAGCACGCTGGGAAATGGTCTGGCCGGATTTCGACAGTTTCTGGACGCAGGGATATTTCGAGATGCCCGAGGTCGAGCAGCCTTTTGTTTTGTTCGAGGACTTTCGCCACGATCCGGTGGCGCATCCGCTGGTGACGCCATCTGGGAGGATCGAAATCTTTTCCGAGACCATCGCCGGGTTTGGGTATGACGATTGTCCTGGTCATCCGGTGTGGATCGAACCCAGCGAATGGCTGGGCAGCACAACAGCGCAACGCTATCCACTGCATTTGTTAACCACCCAGCCGAGCACGCGCTTGCATGGGCAGATGGACATGGGGCGCGTGAGTCAAGAGCGCAAAGTCTCTGGGCGCGAGCCGATGCGCATCAACCCTGCCGACGCCGCCCGGCGAGGGATTCGTGACGGGGATGTCGTACGCGTGTTCAACGAGCGCGGCGCGACGCTGGCCGGGGCGGTACTCAGTGAAGAGCTGCGGCCTGGGGTCATTCAGATTGCCACTGGCGCTTGGTACGACCCACAAGAGCCGGGGGTGATCGGTAGTCTCGATAAACACGGCAACCCCAACGTGTTGACTCGCGACAAAGGCACCTCGCGGCTGGCGCAAGGACCCAGCGCGCAATCGACGCTGGTCGAAGTAGAAAAATACGTCGGTACGCCGCCGGAGGTCACGGCCTTCGAGCCGCCGGTGGCTGCCGGAATATGA
- a CDS encoding DUF1499 domain-containing protein, protein MNTLSSSRPLSPVALGGFLLAVLAGLGLLLSGVSNRLQWLDFRPALTLFRWAAYGGAAALALSIIGMILTRSGSARSGFGLAACGLVVSLVVVVIPLRWFQQVQRVPFIHDISTDLENPPLFVAVLPLRVGAPNPAEYGGPEVAAQQRQGYPDLAPLFLQAPLPRAFEHALATARAMGWEIVVAEAGEGRIEATTTTFWFGFKDDVVVRVLPTGSGSRIDVRSVSRVGRSDVGTNAARITAYLARMAKDFSS, encoded by the coding sequence ATGAACACACTATCATCGTCTCGTCCGCTTTCGCCGGTCGCCTTGGGGGGCTTTTTGCTGGCCGTGCTGGCCGGACTCGGCCTGCTCTTGTCGGGAGTGAGCAACCGCTTGCAATGGCTGGATTTTCGGCCGGCATTGACGCTCTTTCGCTGGGCGGCCTATGGCGGTGCGGCGGCGCTCGCGCTCTCGATTATCGGGATGATCCTGACCCGTTCTGGGAGCGCACGGAGCGGCTTTGGCTTGGCCGCGTGCGGGCTCGTCGTCAGCCTCGTGGTGGTGGTGATTCCCCTGCGCTGGTTTCAGCAGGTACAGCGGGTGCCTTTTATTCATGACATCTCCACCGACTTGGAAAATCCACCGCTTTTTGTCGCCGTGTTGCCTCTCCGCGTCGGAGCGCCTAACCCCGCAGAGTATGGCGGTCCGGAAGTGGCGGCGCAGCAACGCCAGGGCTATCCCGATCTGGCTCCGCTATTCTTACAAGCTCCGCTCCCGCGCGCTTTTGAGCATGCGCTAGCGACGGCGCGAGCTATGGGCTGGGAGATCGTTGTCGCCGAAGCCGGCGAAGGGCGGATCGAAGCGACAACGACTACGTTCTGGTTTGGCTTCAAGGATGACGTGGTGGTACGGGTATTGCCCACTGGTTCTGGGAGCCGCATCGACGTGCGTTCGGTATCACGCGTAGGGCGGAGCGACGTCGGCACCAACGCCGCTCGCATCACCGCCTATTTGGCACGTATGGCGAAAGACTTTTCCTCGTAG
- a CDS encoding urease accessory protein UreF — translation MDDTSLLAAFQLADSFFPSGMVTFSHGLETFMSVAAESEVDIARVLDDYLSGKIAPSDLVAYAHAYRAAAAGDDERLQAIDCFLTATLLSQELRQASARSGRALLDTLRPTIDDAVFQHFVHAVHARRSDGNAPVCLGLLCAVWNIPLRAGALLHLYTFAVSFLGAALRLGRLGHREAQKILLALRPRLSPLVDLALERDLEELSTFAPLADIRAMQHAFLPVRLFAS, via the coding sequence ATGGACGACACCTCGCTTTTAGCCGCCTTTCAGCTCGCGGACTCCTTTTTCCCCTCGGGCATGGTGACGTTCTCGCATGGGCTGGAGACGTTCATGAGCGTGGCCGCGGAATCGGAGGTGGACATCGCTCGCGTGCTCGACGATTATCTGAGCGGCAAGATCGCGCCGTCGGATCTCGTTGCCTATGCCCACGCTTATCGCGCCGCCGCCGCCGGCGATGACGAGCGTCTCCAGGCCATCGATTGTTTCTTGACGGCAACACTTTTGTCGCAAGAACTGCGTCAAGCCTCGGCGCGCTCGGGAAGAGCACTGCTCGACACCTTACGACCGACAATTGACGATGCAGTCTTCCAGCACTTCGTCCACGCCGTCCATGCCAGGCGGAGCGACGGCAACGCGCCGGTGTGTCTTGGGTTGCTCTGCGCCGTGTGGAACATCCCGCTGCGCGCGGGTGCCCTGCTCCACTTGTACACTTTTGCCGTCAGCTTCCTCGGCGCAGCGCTCCGGTTGGGCCGACTTGGTCACCGCGAAGCGCAGAAGATCCTCTTGGCGTTGCGACCTCGTCTTTCCCCATTGGTCGATCTTGCTTTAGAACGTGACCTGGAGGAGCTGAGCACGTTCGCCCCGCTGGCGGATATTCGCGCCATGCAGCATGCCTTTCTGCCCGTGCGGCTGTTCGCCAGCTAG
- a CDS encoding urease accessory protein UreD, producing the protein MDRTRAALRLIEAESTAPSGGQLSWTLPRALAACRDEPLIQRPAGSAGKDGVCELTFAQSTNGTHLRRSFVTHPFHLTAPWHLDPTLPGMAVVYLQTPAGGLIQGDRARLRIDCGPHTQVHLTTQAAEKIHTMTANCAVQQAEFTLDTAAYAEYCPEPIILFPGARFAQSLEVTLGRGACMFLAEIYLSRRSSAGATFDAFSVSVRVRDDEAGLLLHERNFVLPGQHSLDGPGVLGGYPVWGQAFLVGPEVPSVWVRDLHDLLASVAGVVGGATLLPRGRGVGVKVAGAEVRGVRQALFLVWNYLRWQRLGVPAATFPK; encoded by the coding sequence ATGGATCGAACGAGAGCTGCTCTTCGCCTGATAGAGGCAGAGTCTACAGCACCTTCTGGGGGACAGCTCTCGTGGACGCTTCCTCGTGCATTGGCCGCGTGTCGCGACGAGCCGCTTATTCAGCGTCCTGCCGGGTCGGCAGGGAAAGACGGCGTCTGCGAACTGACTTTCGCGCAGTCCACTAACGGCACGCACTTGCGGCGCTCTTTTGTCACCCATCCATTTCACCTCACGGCACCCTGGCACCTCGACCCTACCCTGCCAGGCATGGCCGTCGTATATCTGCAAACCCCAGCCGGTGGGCTTATTCAAGGAGACCGCGCGCGTTTGCGGATCGACTGCGGTCCACACACTCAAGTCCATCTCACCACGCAAGCCGCAGAAAAGATCCACACCATGACCGCGAACTGCGCCGTTCAGCAGGCGGAGTTCACGCTGGATACCGCCGCCTATGCGGAATACTGCCCAGAACCGATCATCCTTTTCCCTGGCGCGCGCTTCGCTCAGAGCCTTGAGGTCACGCTCGGGCGTGGCGCCTGCATGTTCCTGGCGGAAATCTATTTGTCCCGCCGCTCCAGTGCTGGTGCCACCTTCGACGCTTTTTCCGTCAGCGTGCGTGTCCGCGACGACGAAGCTGGCCTCCTCCTGCACGAGCGGAATTTCGTACTGCCGGGGCAACACAGTCTGGATGGTCCAGGAGTCCTCGGCGGTTATCCGGTGTGGGGACAGGCGTTCTTGGTGGGGCCGGAGGTCCCGTCTGTCTGGGTACGCGACCTCCACGACTTACTCGCCTCCGTCGCCGGAGTCGTTGGCGGAGCAACGCTGCTGCCGCGCGGGCGCGGCGTAGGCGTGAAAGTGGCCGGCGCGGAAGTACGCGGAGTACGACAGGCGTTGTTCCTGGTGTGGAACTACTTACGCTGGCAACGGCTCGGCGTGCCGGCAGCAACGTTTCCCAAATAA
- the ureG gene encoding urease accessory protein UreG, translating to MTRPNIPRLGVGGPVGSGKTALIEQLVPYLQQRGKRLAIVTNDILTQEDAERLRGRGFLAPERIIGVETGACPHTVIREDPTMNLEAVRILEERFEDLDLILLESGGDNLASTYSPELADAFIFVIDVAGGDDIPRKQGPGITRSDLLVINKVDLAPYVGANLQVMTTDAQRVRGTRPFLLTNCKTGAGIAEVGAWIERELLFA from the coding sequence ATGACGCGCCCCAACATTCCTCGCCTTGGTGTCGGAGGTCCGGTGGGCTCGGGAAAAACCGCGCTGATCGAGCAACTGGTGCCCTATCTCCAGCAGCGTGGCAAACGGCTCGCCATCGTTACCAACGATATTCTGACGCAAGAAGACGCCGAGCGCCTGCGCGGACGCGGGTTTCTGGCACCGGAACGGATTATCGGCGTGGAAACCGGCGCGTGCCCGCACACGGTTATCCGCGAAGATCCCACCATGAATCTCGAAGCCGTGCGCATTCTGGAGGAACGCTTCGAGGACCTCGATCTCATTTTGTTGGAGAGCGGTGGCGACAATCTCGCGTCCACCTATTCTCCGGAACTCGCAGATGCCTTTATTTTCGTGATTGACGTTGCCGGTGGAGACGACATCCCGCGTAAACAAGGCCCGGGAATTACCCGCTCGGATTTGCTCGTCATCAACAAGGTGGATCTGGCGCCGTATGTCGGCGCGAATTTGCAGGTGATGACCACGGACGCCCAACGCGTCCGTGGCACCCGCCCTTTCCTCCTGACCAACTGTAAAACCGGCGCGGGGATCGCCGAGGTAGGCGCATGGATCGAACGAGAGCTGCTCTTCGCCTGA
- a CDS encoding urease subunit beta: MLKSRATALSLRVYTVSTWRQDSCKLAGASLRPGAALRSNNDVTESPKTPSLIPGEILPGPGSLTLNADRPTVLLTVLNTGDRPIQVGSHYHFFEANPALRFDRAAAFGLRLDIPSGTAVRFEPGEEKEVSLTTFGGQRHVLGLNGLTEGSVDDPHIRQRALLRAAQGGFLTSTPSQEDPS; this comes from the coding sequence TTGCTCAAGAGCAGGGCTACAGCGCTCTCGCTTCGCGTATATACTGTCTCGACATGGAGGCAAGACTCTTGCAAGCTTGCGGGAGCGAGCTTGCGGCCTGGAGCTGCACTAAGGAGCAACAACGACGTGACAGAAAGCCCCAAGACACCCTCTCTCATCCCCGGCGAGATCCTACCCGGACCAGGATCTCTCACGCTCAACGCCGACAGGCCAACCGTACTGCTCACCGTCCTGAATACCGGCGATCGTCCGATTCAGGTCGGTTCTCATTATCACTTCTTCGAGGCCAACCCGGCGCTGCGCTTCGATCGCGCGGCAGCGTTCGGCTTGCGGCTCGACATTCCCTCGGGTACGGCAGTGCGTTTCGAGCCCGGAGAGGAAAAGGAAGTCTCATTGACCACGTTCGGTGGACAACGCCACGTGCTCGGTCTGAACGGGCTCACGGAAGGATCGGTAGACGACCCTCACATCCGCCAACGTGCGCTGTTGCGCGCGGCGCAGGGCGGATTCCTCACCTCAACTCCAAGCCAGGAGGACCCTTCATGA